One window of Magallana gigas chromosome 2, xbMagGiga1.1, whole genome shotgun sequence genomic DNA carries:
- the LOC105342155 gene encoding uncharacterized protein — MEIMDKNRMNMPLGSFRSQLLVIALIIVSILELTLSLNTESEIENALDTDLMTDKRYAMMSYGFRSHNGARPAYRHSGSRQRVSSYQRPWEQLPDYKCYRKRCSTSSDCCRRYNVCDPQVKVCYDCWYGYSCESSRDCCQRYPYCHPRKKICYN; from the exons ATGGAAATTATGGACAAAAACAGAATGAACATGCCCTTGGGATCATTTCGGTCACAGCTTCTCGTCATCGCATTAATCATCGTCTCTATACTAGAACTCACCTTGTCGTTAAATACAG AGAGTGAGATAGAGAACGCCCTAGACACAGACTTGATGACTGATAAAAG GTACGCGATGATGTCATACGGTTTCCGGTCACATAACGGGGCTAGGCCTGCTTACCGCCATTCCGGAAGTAGACAAAG AGTGTCAAGCTACCAGCGTCCTTGGGAACAACTTCCGGACTACAAATGCTACCGGAAGCGTTGTTCAACTTCCTCCGATTGCTGCAGACGATACAATGTGTGTGACCCTCAAGTCAAAGTTTGTTACGACTGTTGGTATGGATACAGCTGCGAGTCGTCTAGAGATTGTTGTCAGAGGTACCCTTACTGCCACCCTCGGAAAAAAATATGCTACAACTAA